The genomic window ACCAGTCTTTCTTTTGGAAATTTCTCACTCAAATTGTGATTGACACAAAAAGTTATATTGgacatcaattaaataaacaaaatttgatGACAAGAAATAACCTGAGAATCATTGGTAGTTACAAGATTTTGCACCAAAGTTTTCCTACAAAGGTGGCGGATCTTTTACACATTCCATGGCATCTGGTAGTAGATTATGACTGATTGGCTTCATTCCTCTTTTAAGCCAATAGTTCATAAGAGACATTTCTAGTTTCCGCACCTGTGAACATTCATTTCATCCAATCAATCAAGTATTCTGTGGAAGCTAGAACAAACTACAACTTTTTCCTCTAATTCTCTGAGATTCCAACAATGCAGAACCAAAAGTATTAGCGATGAGAAGTAACTAGCAGACAATGCCAGCTTCAGTTCCAAAAAGATTTTgtcaatcttttcttttgctctttttattttgaagaattaagagtcaaaatatacaaataagAAAGGTAGATACAAGAAGTAAAAAGGGCCACATGCTACAAGGCAGCAGCAGTAATCCTCAGCtaaaaaatggaagaagaaacACAATATACAGAAGACCAGTCAAGCAGATCTTGTCTAATCTTTTAAGTAGTTCTATGAGTACACGTAAATGTACAATTTCTCAGTATGGTAAAGCAACTTAAATAGCTATCTTTATAAGGTACAGCTATCATGTCACATCCACGAGTCCATTTTAACTTCCATGGCATCTTAAGGAAAATTCTTATAACACATTATATCAATGAGTTAGGCTACTATAAATGTTCTACATTCTTTTGCTCCTaaatgacacaaaaatcataaacaaagaTGTGAAAGCAAAAAACACAGCAGGCATCACACAAGCAATATTAGGGAGTGCGACCCACATGAGGATTAGCGAAAACCTAGGTACAATTTTCAAGGAGAGATAAAGCAGAGGTAATGATGAATATTTCAAAGTGAAAGGCAAGCCATCAGCAatgcagcaaaaaaaaacttctcaCTGGACAGAAGACAAATAATGGACAGCCTCAACTGCATACAACTAAAAACTTATTGAAAGAATGTGATATCCTccgataaataaaaacaacaggCTGTTAATGGCATCACATTCACAACACTTATACAGCCTTATTTCACATTGAAACCTTTTGCAGGATCTTTTCATccataaaatagaaaatagcaTATATCTATTCAAAATACAACTCCccatgtttttcttatttttcaaggatgccaaaaaatcaaattcagtGTCTCAAATAGAAGATGACTAACCTGCCTAACAATGAATGGTTCCTCCACAAGACTCAGTGGCTTCGTTAATACCGTCAAAAAGCCATTTTGGTTTCCATAAACAATGTCTGTGAAGGGCCGATCACCCACCTGTAATTTGCATCACACAAGTATACTATTCACATACaatgaacaaaaagaaaccAGAGCAACAACTCAAAGCAGCTCATGTAGTTTGCATATACCATTACAAGCTGTGAGGATTTGCAGCCAAAgtgcttttcaatttcttcagcTGTTCCAGCAGGTTTCTTTACCCCTGTGGTGTAATATGTGAATGATTAATATTTTCAAGTAGTGCAATGGACAGCATGTTAACTAAGCAAATCATTCACAATCGTCAAAAAAAAATGTCAGCTTCCCAATTgcataaccataaaaaataaaaaataataagttttccattaaaattaaagctcaaattgGCAGAGAAGAAACTTACTGTGCCTTATTACTTTAATTCCAATTGCCTTCTCAAGTGCCCTGGCTTTTGAATCGTCATGATCGTACTCGAAGAGACCTGACTCATTACAGCAACAGCACACGAACACAGCTTAGTAGCCtactatcaaaaaataaaatcgcaaacaacaaacaagatcaaataacaaaaagggTCATGGCAAAGCTACCAGCAGAGTTACTGAACACAGCGATATCATTCCCAAAAACAGATTTACACCTCTCAATGGACGCATCAAGAGGGTCCCAAATTGTCAAAGAGTAAGGCACGGTGATAGTATTATCCTTATCAAACACCACACCTTTAAAGCCTCTCCTTTGCAACTCTCCCCAATCAATGTACCTTATATCAGGCACTAAAACATGAGGCAGAGCCATATGCTGGTCCTTAACAAGCACGGAAGCCGACGAACCAATTCCTTCAACGTTGATTCTTTGGCTGAAAGTAGCTCTCAAGTCTTTCCACCACATGTTTGATAAAAGTCTTCTATGATTCCCTGTTTGAGTGTCTCCTATTTCTCCAATTTCTTGGTTTTTGGTTTCTGGGATTTGGAATAGTGAAATAGGTCAACAAATGACAGGTTCTGATCAGGTTCAGGGTAGCTTTTATTATCGTTAGTTTGGGAATCTTTTTGCTCTTTGTTGTTGCTTTTACAATTGCTTGTAGGGTGGAGAGTGAGGCAACAGATATTTTTGGAGTGGGTTTGTTGATGTGAAGAGGAAAAGCAGGTGGCTCTACGATTCTGAGATGGGAACGATCGGCATGGAAGTTAAGAGGTACAGGAACAGAACAGTTGGGTAAGGGAGGAGTACCAGTAACATTGCTGGTTCCAATCTAGTGgttggtttttgtgttttaaatattcatttttccAAGGGAAGGGAGTAAAGAGCCGCATTTTTAATTTCGCAGGCCAGCCTGTGGCTGTGGCCCGTTCTGAACTATATGCCATTATAATTTGGGCTTTGAGCCTCATATTATTGCTAATTTtcctaattgaagaaaaatcgcAGGCCTAGAATCTTTGTAACTGGCTTTTCACATGTTGAATTTAGCTTTGGCAGCTATTACATTCatgtaaaagttgttttttttttctttttgtaaatttgagaaatttcagatattaacataaatattttttaaaaaaataaaataaaatgatattttaaagagatagactctgaaaatatatatgttataattGTTAAGAATAAAAAGACTGTAAACTTAGCGTTTAAAAGATTCATTGTGTAATTATAACCTATAAGTCTTGTCTTTTGTGGAGAGAAGGGGTTAAAGTGTAATTTCACCTtctgatattttgagttgtattttactcaaaataatacatattggattattatcaaatactgaaagctaaaaaaattctcaaggaAAAGTTGAGCTCAGACAAATTGCCTGAGCCCATTAGAGATGAAAAATGGATCCAAGTACTACTTGGACCAAGCACTACTTGGACCAAGCACGTTAGGCTCAAGTGTGGCAACCCCAACCCATAGGGGTGCTGGAGTGCATGCTCAGTATAGGTTTTGGCTACAATGCCCGAGCCCATGCACCTTAGTAGTAGTTGGACTCGGGCATGGTAGCTCGAGCGCATTgaggtttttttgtctttttttgggAAGGTTTCTTAggtatattaaatttgaatttattagtAGCCCCCtaagtttttataatatttatacgCAAAGACTTGTAAAAAGTTCTAATACAATGATTTTTATCTAGTTTCTTCATATGAGAAGAGAGGTGAAAACCTAAGTAGCTGAAAGGAACTCATGGAGGGTGAAGCCTGTACTTATAAAGTTTTCTAAGAGGCTAAGGGAAATCCATGGAGGGTGGAGCCCATACTTAGAAAGTTTCTAAGTGGCTAGGGGGACAGACTCATGTCGACATTTATACATAGAAAAATTCTTAAGGGGCGGAGTGGATGAATCCATGTTAACGCCTATAGTTAGAAAAGTTTCGAACTGAAGTGTGAGAGGAAACAGACCCATTAAGGGTGATGTTATTGCACTAAAGAGACCATATCCATCCTCTGAAGAATGGTCGAATTGAAGTGTGAGAGGTATATGACCTCGCTAGGATGGTATAGGATGTGAACCCTTCACTGAAGAGTAGTTGTTTTTAGAAAGTGGGCAACCTTTTTTGTGATGAAATGAGGCGTGAGAGCCCTCTACTAGAGAGAGGTTGTACTTAAAAATATGAGATCCAATATCATCCCTAATGATAATATAAATCTTGGAAGCCCCACTAGAGAGTCATGTCAGTTTGAGACTATATTGAAGAGGCGAGAGATTCAAGATCAATCTTTGGTGAATTGGTAAAAGGTTTTTTGACATCACTTGAAGAATATATTAGTCTGAGACTATATTGAAGAGGCAAGAGATCTAAGATCAATCCATAGCGAATTGGTAAGAGGCTATTTGGCATCACCTAGAGTGTCAATCTGAAACTCCACTGGATAATAAAGGATTTGAGATCAACCCTAGATGAATTGGTGAGAGACCTTTAAACATCACCTAGAAAATGTGTTAGTCCAAGACTGCACTAGAGAATGGGGTTCTAAGATTAACCACTAGCGAGTTGGTGAGAAGCCCTTAGGCATCACCTAAAATATATGATGGTTCAAGACTGTACTTGATAATGAGAGATCCAAAATCAACCCCTAGTGAATTGGTGAGAGGCCTTTAGGTATCACCTAGAGAATGTATCAGTCCAAGACTGTATGGAGAGATAGGAGATACAAGATGAATCCCTAACGAATTGCTGATAGGCCTTTTGGCATCACTTGAAGAATATGTTAGTCCAAGATTACACTTGATAATAAGGGATATGAGATCAACCCCTAATGAATTGATGAGAGGTCCTTAAATATCCATTAGATAATATGTCAATTTGAAACTGCACTAGAGaataaaaggatttaaaatcAACCTCCTAACAAGTTGGTGAGAGGCTTTTAAGCATCACCTGAAGAATGTGTCAATTCGAGACTGTATTGAAGAATTGAGGATTTGAAATCAACTCCAAGTAAATTGGTGAGAGACCTTTAAACATCACTTGAAGAGTATATCAGTCCAAGACCACATTGGAAAGTAAAGGATCTGAAATCAACCCTTGGTAGATTTGTGAGAGGCTTTTAGACATCACCTGAAGAATGATTCTACTGCAATAGAGGGATCTTATACTCATCTCTTGAAGATTATAGGGTTATTTTCCTAGGAAAACTAAGTTAATCCCCTTCAAGAAGAATGATGTTATTGCATTAAAAAGACCAAGTCAATCCCTTCTTTGAAAAGTGTCTGAAAACCCCTACTAGAGATTTGTAAATAGAAAATGTATAtcaaagatatattatttttatttcaaaaataaacttacatcCCTATTAGGATTATGCATTTTGGGGTGATCTAAGTGATAGGTATGAGGGAGGTTTTTATGAGGGACATGTCTTGGAGATGGCGTAAATGTGTTTGTTTTGACTGCCCTGATAACTTTGAATGGGTGATCATGTTTTGATTCAATAAAGTCATAAATATTTAGGATACACTAAATACTTATGAATTGGTCCCTTATAGTTCTTCCTCGAGCTTTCATTTCTAGTAGGAGAAAGATTTCACTTGGAAGGTCCTACATGCTAGTTGTTCTTGTAAAAACAATAAGGCCTGTGTCATAACAAATTGGCATCTTCTACCCATACATAATTTTACATGACATGTTTCACCTTGAGCAAGCTTATGTCTGGTAAGGCATAAAGTTTTCTCTAGATGACATGTTCTCTTACCCCTCTTATCAAGGTCTTTAAGGCTATTGACTCAAGCAATTCTTCTACCTTGAGTATATTCTCATCAAACCTTTTCAAATATACTTGTGTAGActctccacttttttttttttggataacaCCAAATAGCTTCGTGGAGCTTTTCTTGGTGTGTATGTTAGTGTTGAAGCGTGTCGCTAGCTTGACGCAAAGGTTAATGAACCTTTCAATGAAGTTtgactttaaattattataccaTACATGCGCAAAACTTTGGAAGGTTGTGTGAAGGATTTTGCATATTGAGTCATTGTCCTAAATGATCAATTTTAAGCTACCGCATATATTTTGTACACGCTCTCTTGGGTAGACCAGGCCATCATAGTTATCCATACTTATTTTTATGGAAATATAATCCTCAGGGAGTTGAGTGTTCAATacttgtttggataaagaagaCCCTTTCCACTGATTTAAACTGTAGACATTCTTCTAGGTATGTTCATGTACAAATCATCTCTTAATCCTTTGTGTGTTAGGCTATTGGGAGCCCGGAGAGTTTGGAATGGAACAACGATTACGGTAACCAGTGTTCATCTCACAGTTGCTAAAAGGGTACGCTCGAAGTACCGACTTTATACATAGGTATCACAATGGCACGGGTGACGCCTTGACAGACTCTCATAAATGTCATTTTCCATGGTCTCCTCTAGGTAGTGTAATCATTTACGGGTGCCGGGTACAACCGATGGCCATGAAGTTAAGACATTGTATGTTAATAAGGGTATCAAGACTTGTTGAGGTGGCAAGATCTGATTTTGTCATTAGGTTACCAACATAGTCTAAGTAAGGAGTTGCATTTGATTGGTGAGTTGTTGAAGGTTTGGTTGGAGGTATATTCTTCTCGCATCCTGGCCTAGACGTGTCTTGATTGTGTGCTATGAAATGAcctgaaaatgttaaaaaaaaagttttaagaaGAAACTGAtggctttttttaattaatttccacAGACAACGCCAAATGATGAGGTCCTAAAATATCCAAGTAGCTTATGAATAAGGCTTATATGTTGGATAATTAGTTCATCTTTTAGTTCAAGAAATCTAATTCATTCTCTCTAACCAAGATGTCTAATGGCTTGATATGGAAAGCCCGGGTAGTTGGTAGTTAGTGGTGCTTGATAAATCAAGGTGGCTGGTATCTGCAAaaggtcctttttttttgtagatttaTGGACTCTTAGATACTtaagaaaatatctttttagaaagagaaagtacaataatattttagagagatggATTCTGAAAATATGTATGCTATAAATGttgagaatgaagagattgtgaacctgACATTTAAAGGATTCATTGTGTATTTATAGCTTATAAATCTTGTCTTTTTGTGGAGAGAAAtggttaaaatataattttacccttgtgatattttgagttgtattctactcaaaataatacatattggatcagtataaaatattgaaaggtCTATGTAGGGTCCTAGAAAAATTTTCAAGGAAGTGTTGGGCTCGGGAAGTTACTTGAGTTCATTATAAGTGAAAAACGGATCGAGAGGCACTGTCTGAACCGAAGCACGTTGGGCTCGAGTCTGGTAGCTCGAGCCCATAGGAATGCTTGAGTGCATGCCCAGCACCAAAGGTGCTAGGCAGCACACCCAGTTTGCTGGGCATGTCACGCTCATGCACCTAAGTAGTAGTTGGGCTCGAGCGTGGTAGCTTGAGCCCATGAGGATGTTTTCTGGGCATTTTGGGGGGGGGGTTTAGCCcgttaaatttagatttatcGTGATTTTCtcacaaaataaattaacttccatttaataaaaaaatagtaaatttttttttttgaattgttgtaGTTCTTCCAAGATTGATTGCTATAAAGCTTTAACCGGGCAACCTCTTAGATAATTGGCATCCAAGCCTAAATTTGACAAAAAGACACATTCAAGATAAGCATGCTATGGAAAAcaattgaaaagttaaaaaggaGAGCAAGCTACAAAGAAAGGGCTGATTGGAATTTCAAGATACAGAGCAGTTAATAGTACTATATAAACTCACGCGAGTCAAGTGAAGCCCGTTGAACTAAGGCACGTCCAGAACCGGAAACGCCACTTGCACACAAACCACCCAACGCGTATTGTATTTTCTGTCTCCAGTTGGATAAAATACTTTCAAGCTTAGCCAGCTATTTGTTATGCCGCTGCCATTCATTATGTATTTGTATGTATGGACACTGTTTTGGCTCAGTTAGTCAAATAGCGCATACCACTTCACTTTCACATACACCCACTTTTTTCCACTTTCCTGGGCTATTTCCTCGATTAACTTTGCAAGCCTGTCTCCAGTCCTCCAAGATTGTGAATATATGCCAGCTATAACTAGTTTTCAATCAACTAGGATAGGTTCCTGCCTATGAACACAACTATATAAGGGATTCAAGCTCAAAGTTCCAACCAACCTCACACAGAACATTTTGCTCTCTCCTAATCTCTAGCGAGCAGCTAGTATATACATCTCCTTATCTTAGAAACATAAAGATGTCTTTCTCTTGTTCGAGTAGACTTTCTTCCATGCCTTTGTTTGCTCTGTTAATTGCTTGTCTAGTGGGAGCCTCCATGGGTGGCAATTTCTTCCAAGATTTTGACATCACCTGGGGCGATCAACGTGCTAAGATACTAAATGGTGGCCAACTTCTCACACTATCTCTTGACAAGGATTCTGGTTCTGGCTTCCGATCCAAGAATGAGTACTTGTTTGGCCGAATCGACATGCAAATCAAGCTAGTATCGGGCAACTCGGCTGGCACTGTCACCACATACTATGTAAGCCTCGCTCCTTTCTACTCCAATTGAATTCTGCTGTAACTCGTAGATTTGAGTTTTCTCATATTTTCCTGCTTGTTATGCAGCTATCTTCTCAAGGGCCGACCCACGACGAGATTGACTTCGAGTTTCTAGGCAATTTAACTGGAGAACCATATACTCTCCATACCAATGTGTTCTCCCAAGGGAAAGGCAACAAAGAACAGCAGTTTTATCTCTGGTTTGATCCCACAAAGGCTTTCCACACCTACTCTATTGTGTGGAACCAACAACAAATAATGTAAGTCAAAACATACGCTCACCTCAATACTTCTGTCTCGCTGCGATTACTGAATTTTCGAATACTAATTTGCAATTTGGTATGCTTCAGTTTCTTGGTGGACAACATCCCCATAAGAGTATTCCACAACTCGGAATCAATCGGAGTGCCGTTCCCGACGAAGCAACCCATGAGGATATATTCGAGTCTCTGGAATGCTGATGATTGGGCAACGAGAGGGGGGCTTGTGAAGACTGACTGGACACAAGCTCCTTTCACTGCTTCTTACAGAAATTTCAAAGCCAGTGCTTGTGTTTCGTCACCTGTATCATCTTGCACCTCCACCTCCCCCAATTCCTTGCAGGACAGTACCTGGCAAGTTCAAGCTCTTGATGCCTCCGGCCGCAACAGGCTTCGATGGGTGCAGCAGAAGTACATGATTTACAACTACTGCACTGACTTGAAACGATTCCCTCAGGGTATCCCAGCTGAATGCAAGCGATCAAGATTCCTTTGAAGAAACTAGACATTAATGACTCTGTTCCAGATTATGaaaattctttattctttatgcAAATATATGTAAGTGTAATATGAAACAAATTAACTtcaattctttattctttttgcaaataaaaattaataaaacattaaataaatcatttttaattctttatccTCTACTTAATTCCTTTAGCGTTATTACAACTAATCTTGATCCAACATTTACACGAACATTTGGGTGGACCATATTTTTCACCAGGTCCCGTGCTCTAAAACTGTGTTTAAGTTGGCaataaaacaattgattttgataGTCTAAAAGAAATGCGGCAGGAGTTGATTgtttattaaagtatttttatttaaaaatatattaaaataatatatttattattttttaaaaatttatttttaatactagtatattaaaacaatttataaatataaaaaaatattaatttaaaataaaaataaataaataattttaatatttttataaacgtatttgaactacaaaaataaataagctttTTATCAAACACATTCTTAAAGGTGATCACTGCTGTAAAAGGAACTTTGGcaaaattttgtttgtaaatgaATACCTAATCACGAATCATGTTCTTCTCTTTCAATTAATTATACCTTACGCTATATTTGTTTATCAGAATTTACTTttcag from Populus trichocarpa isolate Nisqually-1 chromosome 5, P.trichocarpa_v4.1, whole genome shotgun sequence includes these protein-coding regions:
- the LOC7464633 gene encoding xyloglucan endotransglucosylase protein 1; the encoded protein is MSFSCSSRLSSMPLFALLIACLVGASMGGNFFQDFDITWGDQRAKILNGGQLLTLSLDKDSGSGFRSKNEYLFGRIDMQIKLVSGNSAGTVTTYYLSSQGPTHDEIDFEFLGNLTGEPYTLHTNVFSQGKGNKEQQFYLWFDPTKAFHTYSIVWNQQQIIFLVDNIPIRVFHNSESIGVPFPTKQPMRIYSSLWNADDWATRGGLVKTDWTQAPFTASYRNFKASACVSSPVSSCTSTSPNSLQDSTWQVQALDASGRNRLRWVQQKYMIYNYCTDLKRFPQGIPAECKRSRFL
- the LOC7464795 gene encoding phosphatidylglycerophosphate phosphatase 1, chloroplastic/mitochondrial isoform X2, yielding MWWKDLRATFSQRINVEGIGSSASVLVKDQHMALPHVLVPDIRYIDWGELQRRGFKGVVFDKDNTITVPYSLTIWDPLDASIERCKSVFGNDIAVFSNSAGLFEYDHDDSKARALEKAIGIKVIRHRVKKPAGTAEEIEKHFGCKSSQLVMVGDRPFTDIVYGNQNGFLTVLTKPLSLVEEPFIVRQHQGKKDSE
- the LOC7464795 gene encoding phosphatidylglycerophosphate phosphatase 1, chloroplastic/mitochondrial isoform X1, whose amino-acid sequence is MWWKDLRATFSQRINVEGIGSSASVLVKDQHMALPHVLVPDIRYIDWGELQRRGFKGVVFDKDNTITVPYSLTIWDPLDASIERCKSVFGNDIAVFSNSAGLFEYDHDDSKARALEKAIGIKVIRHRVKKPAGTAEEIEKHFGCKSSQLVMVGDRPFTDIVYGNQNGFLTVLTKPLSLVEEPFIVRQVRKLEMSLMNYWLKRGMKPISHNLLPDAMECVKDPPPL